The genomic DNA GACATGTCGCCGCCGCTTCCGCTTCCGCAGGCGTGAAGCCCTACGCGCTGGTCACGGGCGACTTCGTCCGAACGGGCGGCATGGACGTGGCCAACTTCCATCTGGCACGCCATCTCGCGAGCCGGGGCGGCGAAGTCCACTTGGTGGCGCATCGCGCCGATGCCGAGTTGCTGGCGATGCCGGGAGTGGTGATGCACCGGGTGGCGAAACCCTTGAACTCCTATCTGCTCGGCGCGCGGCTGTTGGCGCGCGCGGGCGCGCGGTGGGGGCGGGCGTGCCGGGCGCAGGGAGGGCGCCAGGTGGTGAACGGTGGCAATTGCGCGAGTCCCGACACCAACTGGGTGCACTACGTGCATGCGGGACATGCTCCCGAAGTGGCCACGTCGCCGGTGGATCGGATGCTGCGCGCGTGGATGCACCGCCGATTCGTGATCGAGGAGCGGGCGGCGCTGGCGCAGGCGCGTCTGGTGATCGTGAATTCCGAGCGCACGGCGCAGGATCTGGTGGCCGGCGTAGGCGTGGCGAGGGGCCGGATCCAGACGGTGTACTACGGCACCGACGCCGCGTATCATCGGCCGCCCACGGTTGCGGAGCGCCGCACGGCGCGCGTCGCGCTCGGATGGAACGACGACGTGCCCGCGGTGGCGTTCGTGGGGGCGCTGGGGGATCGGCGCAAGGGATTCGACGTGCTGTTCCGCGCCTGGGAGGCGTTGTCCCGTGACGCGAGTTGGGACGTGCGGCTGGCCGTGATCGGGAGCGGGCGCGAACTCCCGGCGTGGCGCGACCGGGCGACACGTGCCGGGTTCGGTTCGCGGGTACGGTTCGTGGGATTCACCCGCGACGTGCGCGCCGTGCTGTGGGCGTGTGACGCGATCGTCGCGCCGGCCCGGTACGAAGCCTATGGGCTCGCCGTGCATGAAGCGGTGTGCTGCGGGCTGCCCGCGATCGTGAACGCGAACGCGGGCGTCGCCGAGCGACTCCTGGGGCTGGAAGCGCTGCAGCCGGCCGTGCCGGAAGACGGCGACGCGCTGGCCGACGCGATGCGGCGGTGGCGCGATGCGCGGGGGGCGTGGGCGGATCGCGCCCTCGGCCTGTCGGCGGAGCTGCGCGCGTGGAGTTGGGACGACATGGGCGCGCGGATCGTCGAGGCGATGGAAACAGCGGGGGCCGCGTGACGCCATCGTCGCCGATGTTCGAACCGCTGACCGCGTGCTGGGTGTGTGGCGGAAGGGAGTTGCGGCCGGTGCACGAAGCCGTGTTCGAACTCTCCACCTACGTGGATCAGGATCCACCGCTCGCGGCGTACACCGGTCAACACGTGGCGCTGGTTCGTTGCGCCACCTGCGGTTTCTCGCAGCCGGCGGCGCTGCCCGCGCTGCCGGGATATTTCGCGCGGATGTACGACCAGCGGTGGTCCGAAGACTGGATGGCGCACGAGTATGCGAGTGGCTACAAGGACCTGATCTTCCGTTCGGTGCTCGGCGAACTCGGGCGGCGGTTGCCGCCGGCACGGCGCGCGCTGCTCGATCTCGGCGCGCACGTGGGGCGGCTGCTGCGGATGGCGCGGGACCTCGGCTGGACGGCGGAGGGTGTGGAGTTGAATCCGCAGACGTCGGCGTTCGCGGCGGCGGCGACGGGGCTCCCCGTGCACCGCGCCGACGCCAGCACGCTGGCCGAGGCCGGCCGCCGGTACGACGCCGTGACGTTCATCGACGTGCTGGAGCACATTCCGGATCCAGTATCGGCGCTGGTGGCGGCGCGGCGCGTGCTCGCGCCGGGCGGCTGGATTGCCGTGAAGGTCCCGAACGGGCCGGTGCAGTTGTGGAAGGAGACGGTGCGCGCGCGTGTGACTCCTGGGTATCGGGCGACGGTTGCGGACAACCTCGTGCACGTGAACCACTTCTCGCCGCGCACGCTGGCGCGCGCGCTGGAGCGGGCAGGCTTCACCCATGTGGAGGTCGGCCCGGCGGCGCCAGAGATCGTCCAACCGGGAGACGCCGGGTGGGTGAAGCGCTCGGCGGTCAACGGATTGCGGGTGGCGGCGTACGGACTGTCGCGCGCCCTGCCGGGTGGCACGCGGACGCCGCTGGCCCTGCACCTTCAGGCGTACGCGCAGGTGCCCTGATGGGAACGGGTGCGGTGTCTCCCGCGCTGTCGGTGATCGTCGCCACGCATGACAACCGGCCGGTGCTGGCGCGCTGCCTGGAGGCCTGGAGACGGTTCGCGCGGCGCCAGCCGGTGGAGCTGCTGGTGATCGAGGACGGATGCACCGACGGGACGGTGGAGTATCTCCGGGGCGTGGCGGGAACGGATTGGGGCGCGATCGCGGTGCGCGTGCTGCACGAAGACAACGTGCATGAACTGATGTGCACGAACCGCGGATTTCGCGAAGCGCGTGCGTCGCTGATCATGAGCTGGCACGACGACATGTTCCTGGGCGCGTCGTGGTTCGTGCCGGAGTTGATCGCTGCTTTCGCGGCGTATCCGGAGCTGGGGCTGTTGAGCCTGAGTCGCGGCCTGCGCTGCTTGCCGTACGACGCGCCCGTCCGGACGTTCGAGGATTCGATCGACTGGCGGCGCCTGCAGAGCACGATCGGACCGGCGCCATTCAACTGGTTGCGACTGTACGAAGTGGACGCGGTGATGCGGCCCTGGGTGGTGCGGCGCGCCTGCCTGGACCGGGTGGGGCTGCTGGACGAGGCGTTTCGCCCGACCGAATGGGACGAGGCCGATCTGTGCTATCGGATCCGGGGCGCCGGGTGGAAGATCGCCACGCACGGATACGAGCGGGATGGCGCGTACGAGCATCTGTTGAGCACGACGCTCAACCGCACGCCGTCGGAGCGACGTCAGGCGGCGGCGCTGCGCAACGCC from Gemmatimonadaceae bacterium includes the following:
- a CDS encoding glycosyltransferase, coding for MGTGAVSPALSVIVATHDNRPVLARCLEAWRRFARRQPVELLVIEDGCTDGTVEYLRGVAGTDWGAIAVRVLHEDNVHELMCTNRGFREARASLIMSWHDDMFLGASWFVPELIAAFAAYPELGLLSLSRGLRCLPYDAPVRTFEDSIDWRRLQSTIGPAPFNWLRLYEVDAVMRPWVVRRACLDRVGLLDEAFRPTEWDEADLCYRIRGAGWKIATHGYERDGAYEHLLSTTLNRTPSERRQAAALRNALLFHERWDETIRREHDRHRGTWRRRLSAAAFAGTMGAMVREMGRGRRAAPGAG
- a CDS encoding glycosyltransferase family 4 protein, with product MKPYALVTGDFVRTGGMDVANFHLARHLASRGGEVHLVAHRADAELLAMPGVVMHRVAKPLNSYLLGARLLARAGARWGRACRAQGGRQVVNGGNCASPDTNWVHYVHAGHAPEVATSPVDRMLRAWMHRRFVIEERAALAQARLVIVNSERTAQDLVAGVGVARGRIQTVYYGTDAAYHRPPTVAERRTARVALGWNDDVPAVAFVGALGDRRKGFDVLFRAWEALSRDASWDVRLAVIGSGRELPAWRDRATRAGFGSRVRFVGFTRDVRAVLWACDAIVAPARYEAYGLAVHEAVCCGLPAIVNANAGVAERLLGLEALQPAVPEDGDALADAMRRWRDARGAWADRALGLSAELRAWSWDDMGARIVEAMETAGAA
- a CDS encoding class I SAM-dependent methyltransferase; translation: MFEPLTACWVCGGRELRPVHEAVFELSTYVDQDPPLAAYTGQHVALVRCATCGFSQPAALPALPGYFARMYDQRWSEDWMAHEYASGYKDLIFRSVLGELGRRLPPARRALLDLGAHVGRLLRMARDLGWTAEGVELNPQTSAFAAAATGLPVHRADASTLAEAGRRYDAVTFIDVLEHIPDPVSALVAARRVLAPGGWIAVKVPNGPVQLWKETVRARVTPGYRATVADNLVHVNHFSPRTLARALERAGFTHVEVGPAAPEIVQPGDAGWVKRSAVNGLRVAAYGLSRALPGGTRTPLALHLQAYAQVP